A region of Candidatus Angelobacter sp. DNA encodes the following proteins:
- a CDS encoding helix-turn-helix transcriptional regulator, producing the protein MKTATLGEIIKQSRERTGLSIREFARRSDVSAPFLSDIELGRRYPSDEVLARFAKIFKTPIEELKRYDTRDSISSLKKLMDTNPSWGFALRTVAEKALRGKISPEDLMKME; encoded by the coding sequence ATGAAAACCGCGACACTAGGCGAAATTATTAAGCAATCACGTGAGAGAACAGGTCTCTCCATTCGAGAATTTGCCCGCCGTTCAGATGTTTCTGCCCCTTTTCTATCTGATATTGAACTCGGTCGCAGGTACCCCTCTGATGAGGTACTTGCAAGATTTGCGAAGATCTTCAAAACTCCAATCGAGGAATTGAAGCGCTACGATACGCGAGACTCCATCAGCAGCTTGAAGAAATTGATGGATACCAATCCTTCGTGGGGTTTCGCCCTTCGAACCGTGGCTGAAAAAGCCCTCCGAGGGAAGATTTCACCAGAGGACTTAATGAAAATGGAGTAA